A single genomic interval of Kogia breviceps isolate mKogBre1 chromosome 6, mKogBre1 haplotype 1, whole genome shotgun sequence harbors:
- the SH3BP2 gene encoding SH3 domain-binding protein 2 isoform X1 codes for MAFLGPRTPAPKPSPGRKTVMCWVSATSFMAAEEMHWPVPMKAIGAQNLLTMPGGVAKAGYLHKKGGTQLQLLKWPLRFVIIHKRCIYYFKSSTSASPQGAFSLSGYNRVMRAAEETTSSNVFPFKIVHISKKHRTWFFSASSEDERKSWMALLRKEIGHFHGKKELPLDASDSSSDTDSFYGAIERPVDISLSPYPTDNEDYDDEDDSYLEPDGPEAGEPEDALIHPPAYPPPPVPTPRKPVFSDVPRARSFSSKGPGPLPPPAPPKRSLPDAGPAPEDCRKELLGPRRLEPGPRVPAPSWRVSEPPLGGLPAVPSRKPPCFREDASPDPEPRVPGHGASSPTSSAGTAAATSRNCDKLKSFHLSPRGPPTPEPPPVPANKPKLLKMAEAAPPREAAKPGLFVPAVAPRPPALKLPTPEATARPAILPRPEKPPLPHLQRSPPDGQSFRGFSFEKPRRPAQADAPPADAGGQDSDEDYEKVPLPSSVFINTTESCEAERLFKATSPRGEPLDGLYCIRNSSTKAGKVLVVWDETSSKVRNYRIFEKEAKFFLEGEVLFVSVGSLVEHYHTHVLPGHQSLLLRHPYGYARPR; via the exons CTTCATGGCGGCCGAGGAGATGCACTGGCCCGTCCCCATGAAGGCCATTGGTGCCCAGAACTTGCTGACCATGCCTGGGGGTGTGGCCAAGGCTGGCTACCTGCACAAGAAGGGCGGCACCCAGCTGCAGCTGCTCAAAT ggccccTGCGCTTTGTCATCATCCACAAGCGCTGCATCTACTACTTCAAGAGCAGCACGTCCGCCTCCCCGCAGGGCGCCTTCTCGCTGAGTGGCTACAACCG GGTGATGCGGGCAGCTGAGGAGACGACATCCAGCAACGTCTTCCCCTTCAAGATCGTCCACATCAGCAAGAAGCACCGCACGTGGTTCTTCTCTGCCTCCTCTGAGGATGAGCGCAAG AGCTGGATGGCCTTGCTGCGCAAGGAGATTGGCCACTTCCACGGGAAGAAGGAGCTGCCTCTGGATGCCAG CGACTCCAGCTCGGACACAGACAGCTTCTACGGTGCCATCGAGCGGCCCGTGGACATCAGCCTCTCTCCGTACCCCACTGACAACGAAG ACTACGACGACGAGGACGACTCGTACCTGGAGCCTGACGGCCCCGAGGCCGGGGAGCCCGAGG ATGCCCTGATCCACCCACCGGCCTACCCCCCACCTCCGGTGCCCACGCCCAGGAAGCCCGTCTTCTCTGATGTGCCCCGGGCCCGCTCCTTTTCCTCCAAGGGTCCAGGCCCTCTGCCGCCCCCTGCGCCCCCTAAGCGCAGCCTCCCCGATGCCGGCCCGGCCCCCGAGGACTGCAGgaaggagctgctgggcccgAGGCGGCTGGAACCCGGCCCCAGGGTGCCCGCCCCCTCCTGGAGGGTGAGTGAACCCCCACTGGGCGGCCTGCCCGCCGTGCCCAGCCGCAAGCCACCTTGCTTCCGCGAGGACGCCAGCCCCGACCCGGAGCCCCGGGTCCCTGGCCACGGCGCCAGCTCTCCCACTAGCTCTGCCGGCACAGCCGCTGCCACCTCCAGGAACTGTGACAAGCTCAAGTCCTTCCACCTGTCCCCTCGGGGGCCACCCACGCCTGAGCCCCCTCCCGTGCCGGCCAACAAGCCCAAGCTCCTGAAGATGGCTGAAGCGGCCCCCCCGAGGGAGGCAGCCAAGCCCGGACTCTTCGTGCCCGCCGTGGCCCCCCGGCCTCCCGCGCTGAAGCTGCCCACGCCCGAGGCCACGGCCCGGCCCGCGATCCTGCCCAGGCCAGAAaagccgcccctcccccacctcca GCGATCACCCCCCGATGGGCAGAGTTTCAGGGGCTTCTCCTTTGAAAAACCCCGGAGACCGGCGCAGGCTGACGCGCCGCCGGCGGACGCTGGTGGGCAGGACTCCGACGAGGACTACGAGAAG GTGCCCCTGCCCAGCTCAGTGTTCATCAACACCACGGAATCTTGCGAAGCGGAAAG GCTGTTCAAAGCCACGAGCCCCCGGGGAGAGCCCCTGGACGGCCTCTACTGCATCCGGAACTCCTCCACCAAGGCGGGGAAG GTTCTGGTCGTGTGGGACGAAACCTCCAGCAAAGTGAGGAACTACCGCATCTTTGAGAAG GAGGCGAAGTTCTTCCTGGAGGGCGAGGTCCTGTTTGTGAGCGTGGGCAGCCTCGTGGAACACTACCACACTCACGTGCTGCCTGGCCACCAGAGCCTGCTGCTGCGGCACCCCTACGGTTACGCCAGGCCCAGGTGA
- the SH3BP2 gene encoding SH3 domain-binding protein 2 isoform X2: MAAEEMHWPVPMKAIGAQNLLTMPGGVAKAGYLHKKGGTQLQLLKWPLRFVIIHKRCIYYFKSSTSASPQGAFSLSGYNRVMRAAEETTSSNVFPFKIVHISKKHRTWFFSASSEDERKSWMALLRKEIGHFHGKKELPLDASDSSSDTDSFYGAIERPVDISLSPYPTDNEDYDDEDDSYLEPDGPEAGEPEDALIHPPAYPPPPVPTPRKPVFSDVPRARSFSSKGPGPLPPPAPPKRSLPDAGPAPEDCRKELLGPRRLEPGPRVPAPSWRVSEPPLGGLPAVPSRKPPCFREDASPDPEPRVPGHGASSPTSSAGTAAATSRNCDKLKSFHLSPRGPPTPEPPPVPANKPKLLKMAEAAPPREAAKPGLFVPAVAPRPPALKLPTPEATARPAILPRPEKPPLPHLQRSPPDGQSFRGFSFEKPRRPAQADAPPADAGGQDSDEDYEKVPLPSSVFINTTESCEAERLFKATSPRGEPLDGLYCIRNSSTKAGKVLVVWDETSSKVRNYRIFEKEAKFFLEGEVLFVSVGSLVEHYHTHVLPGHQSLLLRHPYGYARPR; this comes from the exons ATGGCGGCCGAGGAGATGCACTGGCCCGTCCCCATGAAGGCCATTGGTGCCCAGAACTTGCTGACCATGCCTGGGGGTGTGGCCAAGGCTGGCTACCTGCACAAGAAGGGCGGCACCCAGCTGCAGCTGCTCAAAT ggccccTGCGCTTTGTCATCATCCACAAGCGCTGCATCTACTACTTCAAGAGCAGCACGTCCGCCTCCCCGCAGGGCGCCTTCTCGCTGAGTGGCTACAACCG GGTGATGCGGGCAGCTGAGGAGACGACATCCAGCAACGTCTTCCCCTTCAAGATCGTCCACATCAGCAAGAAGCACCGCACGTGGTTCTTCTCTGCCTCCTCTGAGGATGAGCGCAAG AGCTGGATGGCCTTGCTGCGCAAGGAGATTGGCCACTTCCACGGGAAGAAGGAGCTGCCTCTGGATGCCAG CGACTCCAGCTCGGACACAGACAGCTTCTACGGTGCCATCGAGCGGCCCGTGGACATCAGCCTCTCTCCGTACCCCACTGACAACGAAG ACTACGACGACGAGGACGACTCGTACCTGGAGCCTGACGGCCCCGAGGCCGGGGAGCCCGAGG ATGCCCTGATCCACCCACCGGCCTACCCCCCACCTCCGGTGCCCACGCCCAGGAAGCCCGTCTTCTCTGATGTGCCCCGGGCCCGCTCCTTTTCCTCCAAGGGTCCAGGCCCTCTGCCGCCCCCTGCGCCCCCTAAGCGCAGCCTCCCCGATGCCGGCCCGGCCCCCGAGGACTGCAGgaaggagctgctgggcccgAGGCGGCTGGAACCCGGCCCCAGGGTGCCCGCCCCCTCCTGGAGGGTGAGTGAACCCCCACTGGGCGGCCTGCCCGCCGTGCCCAGCCGCAAGCCACCTTGCTTCCGCGAGGACGCCAGCCCCGACCCGGAGCCCCGGGTCCCTGGCCACGGCGCCAGCTCTCCCACTAGCTCTGCCGGCACAGCCGCTGCCACCTCCAGGAACTGTGACAAGCTCAAGTCCTTCCACCTGTCCCCTCGGGGGCCACCCACGCCTGAGCCCCCTCCCGTGCCGGCCAACAAGCCCAAGCTCCTGAAGATGGCTGAAGCGGCCCCCCCGAGGGAGGCAGCCAAGCCCGGACTCTTCGTGCCCGCCGTGGCCCCCCGGCCTCCCGCGCTGAAGCTGCCCACGCCCGAGGCCACGGCCCGGCCCGCGATCCTGCCCAGGCCAGAAaagccgcccctcccccacctcca GCGATCACCCCCCGATGGGCAGAGTTTCAGGGGCTTCTCCTTTGAAAAACCCCGGAGACCGGCGCAGGCTGACGCGCCGCCGGCGGACGCTGGTGGGCAGGACTCCGACGAGGACTACGAGAAG GTGCCCCTGCCCAGCTCAGTGTTCATCAACACCACGGAATCTTGCGAAGCGGAAAG GCTGTTCAAAGCCACGAGCCCCCGGGGAGAGCCCCTGGACGGCCTCTACTGCATCCGGAACTCCTCCACCAAGGCGGGGAAG GTTCTGGTCGTGTGGGACGAAACCTCCAGCAAAGTGAGGAACTACCGCATCTTTGAGAAG GAGGCGAAGTTCTTCCTGGAGGGCGAGGTCCTGTTTGTGAGCGTGGGCAGCCTCGTGGAACACTACCACACTCACGTGCTGCCTGGCCACCAGAGCCTGCTGCTGCGGCACCCCTACGGTTACGCCAGGCCCAGGTGA